A single Acropora palmata chromosome 5, jaAcrPala1.3, whole genome shotgun sequence DNA region contains:
- the LOC141880479 gene encoding uncharacterized protein LOC141880479: MESLRKGYQTRIREDMMSAAGESRIKLYQEYFQKKDGLPVHLKGSYRIPATRFLLWGVGVGCLLTVGCIGLMATNNLPKRQR, translated from the exons ATGGAGAGTCTAAGAAAAGGCTATCAAACAAGGATACGCGAAGATATGATGTCTGCTGCAGGGGAAAGTAGGATAAAGTTGTACCAAGAGTATTTCCAA AAAAAAGATGGATTACCTGTCCATCTGAAAGGCAGCTACCGCATTCCTGCAACAAG GTTTCTGTTATGGGGCGTTGGTGTTGGGTGTCTGCTAACAGTGGGCTGTATAGGGCTAATGGCTACAAACAATCTGCCAAAAAGGCAGCGATGA
- the LOC141880474 gene encoding uncharacterized protein LOC141880474: MERFHSELNLHAALMGHIPRECCRESLCPTLPWRQDMPAWSEAEKRPPRFYHEDAERNNLQLVWNPTVQNVPCVFEKEVYDNEASDQISQPPWFTSKINDDASFRAMLHRYPVHSMQEMPIFAKRNLQDKASQTMDPPLPNDSGPVDSREFQPSDLHQLQEMASSNGDAGNCRSCPTHCPSAHRKSQHFTADLKQRRPTIIMVPVKHDNSDFPEVTHVPLQSKDDTDFERGERYLRKRMDKTSARFKLTESDWERIPIRNFPGGGRLLGGDWTRIFHSKLKQSNPWCSLRFKNNHVRSINSRKSQSAPFFRGSGECKLPECGVTLKFFIREEKGKCVEVNYFGNVCHKVKK, translated from the exons ATGGAACGATTCCACAGCGAATTAAACTTACATGCAGCCCTCATGGGCCATATCCCTAGAGAATGTTGTCGAGAATCACTGTGTCCAACTTTACCTTGGAGACAAGATATGCCTGCCTGGTCTGAAGCTGAGAAGCGGCCTCCTCGTTTTTATCACGAGGATGCAGAACGAAACAATTTGCAACTAGTATGGAACCCAACTGTCCAAAATGTACCTTGCGTCTTTGAGAAAGAG GTTTATGATAATGAGGCCAGTGACCAGATTTCGCAGCCTCCGTGGTTCACCTCCAAAATAAATGACGATGCCTCCTTTCGTGCCATGCTGCATCGTTACCCCGTGCACTCTATGCAAGAAATGCCAATTTTTGCAAAGAGGAATCTCCAAGACAAAGCATCGCAGACGATGGACCCTCCTTTGCCAAATGATAGTGGTCCTGTAGATTCACGGGAATTTCAACCGAGCGACCTGCACCAGTTGCAAGAAATGGCATCGTCAAATGGCGATGCAGGGAACTGCCGCTCTTGTCCCACACACTGCCCAAGTGCCCACCGCAAGTCTCAACATTTCACCGCTGATCTTAAGCAAAGGCGCCCAACTATTATCATGGTTCCTGTAAAGCATGACAACTCAGATTTCCCAGAGGTCACCCATGTACCTTTACAG TCTAAAGACGACACCGACTTCGAAAGAGGAGAGAGATATTTGCGAAAGCGTATGGACAAGACGAGCGCAAGATTCAAGTTAACTGAATCAGATTGGGAGAGGATTCCTATAAGGAATTTTCCAGGAGGAGGACGTTTGCTGGGAGGTGATTGGACCAGGATATTTCACTCAAAACTGAAGCAGAGTAACCCATGGTGCAGTTTACGTTTCAAAAACAATCACGTCAGGTCCATAAACTCCCGCAAGTCGCAGTCAGCCCCATTCTTCCGCGGATCTGGCGAATGTAAGCTTCCCGAGTGTGGTGTCACgttgaaatttttcatccgGGAGGAGAAAGGAAAGTGTGTCGAAGTCAACTATTTTGGTAACGTTTGTCATAAAGTTAAGAAGTAG